The Centropristis striata isolate RG_2023a ecotype Rhode Island chromosome 1, C.striata_1.0, whole genome shotgun sequence nucleotide sequence ttttaaagtaaattgATATGAAGATGTCCCCTCTGTTGTTAGTGAAGAGCTTTTGATTTTGGTAATTGTTGAGAATATgtcagagtagggctgggcgatatggaccaaaagtcgtgtcccgatatatttaggctgaatatcgataaacgatatatatcccgatatttttatcgcagagtgagagcaaatgttcagtcaaagtcaaatctgacatgtcacaagtagttttatagaaactgtttatttgagtaaacataaatactgtataacaacaggtgtaccttttttttgaaaaaaattaaagctccataaagtgcacatttaaataaaataaatcttaaagtaaaaatagcttatggccaatctttttctgaaataaatatatttatatgagaaaagaataacgaacattacaaaagagctaaatatgacaaacactagtaagagcagcatttatatatgaagCAGCTTGCCTGAatcaaggatcacagtgcaaattttaactatatcgacatatgcgatatggtctaattccatatcacatttaaaaaaatatcaatatatcttttatatcgatatatcgcccagccctatgtcaGAGTAAAATGTCAACAACTGCTACACTGCCAGAACACACAGCAACGATTTGAGTAACTGTTGGTTGACACTGTCAGGAATATCTTTATGGTGCACATCTTATTATGACCTCAAACAACCCAGAGCATCTTCACATGCATAtatctatgtatgtatgttacAGACAGTGAAGGTCCCTGAAAATATCAGACCAGATCATAGTGTCATATGGAGGGATTATATGttcatacatttattatttgtgCTTAAAGAACGTGGTGAAGTGTCCTTAGGCTGCCCTTAATTGGGGAAAAACGTGATAATGCACTTTTTAGGCTGCCCTTCTAGTGGAGAACATGTTATGATGTTCCCTCTAGGGTGGCCttccaatagaaaaaaacatgataaaatgccCTCAAAGGTGGAAAATATGATGAGGTGCCCTTCAAGTCAACATCAGATTAAGTGCTCATTTGTTTAAATTTGGGAAGAAGTCAGAGTGCTCTTATTCAGCGGTGTCCTTATGTGAGTTAATAACTCAGTGTTGTTGCTGTTATTGTTATAGAAGAGCTGCCAACTTTGGTCAGTATAGTATCCCTCAAACAATgcaaattttattaaaaaaaatgattacttTACTATCCCATTAAGAGAGGCAGCTTGTCctctcatttaaaacaacaacttggTAGTGTAAAATGCTGTTAGTGCTACAACTCTGGTTTAAAAAACAGCACAACATAGATAACAGTTTTATTGACTAACAGATCTATGTGTTTATCATTTGTTCCAGTGGTTTGCAGCTACAATCAGTGTTGTGTAACATCTGTCAACATCTCAAGACTAATGGTTGACATTTAAACAGAAAAGTGAACTCTACTCTGACGTTGAAACAGTCACCTCCGTGCTGAACATGCGGCAAACATTTGCTGTGCTTTGCTTGACTGGGAAAGTTGTTATATATTTGACCCAGCCGGTGTGACTCAGGCATGTATTGGGTCTATAAATAGAGCATGTCTCCATTCTTGGGAACCTGTGCCTCTGGCAAAAAAGAGAGGACATGCACTCAGTTGAAATGGTTTGCAGTGATCTGCTGTGGCTATTTCTGGATCTCAGGTGTCTGGAGCCAAATATAATAGGCACAGTGCAGACGGTCAAGTTTTGTACaaacttgtgaatttttatGTCATTGTCACATATGTGTCGCTCCTCAAATGAGCAAGCTTGGTCAAATCTAATATTTGTCTTCCCGTTGTTAACAACCTTACCAAAGGCTTTAGTTTCGCACAACATACTCCAGTGCTGCAACTTCCTACTGCTCTTGATCAAAGGCATTTTTGTCAGACAGGCAGTTGTTCTGCCAATAAATTTTGtcacagaaaacattttgatcTGCCAGTAGTGATTGCGTTCTATTAGCTTCACCTGAAGGtgccaagaaaaacaaaatgacaacatgGTTCCCAAGTCTTCTTTCTAAGTAGAATAAATGTCTGTTATTCTGTGAGCTTCATTATGGTTGTTTAAAAGCTAAAATGTGACCCAAAAATTCACTGTGTTTACAGGCAATGAGAGACTACAGAAGAGTTGTTCGTTTCCCAAAACTAAAGTTGTCATCAAAGTTATGAATGATGggaaaattatacaaaataatgAGTCTGCTAACTTTTGTTTCCATTGCCAAATGTCAAAAAGATGCCTCAAGGTGATTTACAACCTAcagcatatatttaaattaaaataaatccatcAAAGGAAAATGTTCCTTTGTCAGCTGCATAATTTAATGCAACAGTGATGGTTGAAACTACAATTAAAAGCACTCAATCTGTCTGTCACAGCAATAAACAAAGCTGTTTGGCTTCTCAAAGACTCTAACAAGAGACTCTGACCATGTTTATTAGAGTTCTGATTTACATGCCACCACATTCATTATTTCTTAGACTGTAAACAATGgcatttaaaggaaaattaaacattgtttacTGATCCAAACTAATGCTCTGTCTCCCCATTGGTGCAGTATGAAATTACAGACGTATAGAGGTGAAAATGAGGGGgaataaaagggaaataaagtgTCTGGGTAAGGTGTTAGGCCTCCATAAGTCTACAGAGCAGTTTCACTTCTCCTCAGCATGGATTCTTTAAGTGAGGCTCTACTGTAGGGATGAACATCATTCCTCCAAACGATACTCCCTAAGGGCTGcaaataatgattattttctttaatgatTAACgttctgattattttttagataaatCGTTTGGTCAATACAAAGAAAACAGGGTGTGCCCATCCCAGCCTAGTCAATGCCCACGGTGATGTCTTTAAAACTCCTTGTTTTTATCACTTCACAACTGGAAGATATTCCGTGTAGTATGatttaaagcagcaaatcttcatACTTGAACGGCTACGTCTTGCTTTTTGCACGTGTTTCCATAGCTGCTTCATTGTTTCACGTGCGACATGCCTAAAGAAAGTAAGACAGTCATGTGCTTGCATGTAACACAGAACAATCAATCTCTCTTTTCTTAATTGATGTCTGTGAGCTTCTATTATATAAACTTGCTAGTTCTCATTGTAAAAATTCTCACTGTGGCAttgtctctctgtgtcattgtttttattgataataaaaatgaacagatcatatgttttatgccaattttttctttaaaaagactCCATGGTATCAAGTTTTATTGAACTGTGCTTGTTTTTCTGGAATGTGCCACACTATTTGGCCATATCGTCaaatattcaattttatttcaatcctgatttttatttctaaattgaaattgaaagctCACTTCCATTGATTTTCATTTCAGAATGGAAGTTGTGACACCCTTAGCTGTAAAAGTTAATAACCTTGATCAGTGTCCCTAACTATGGCGAGTTGGCCTTGTGAATTTAAGGGGATGTTGGGCCTGGAGAGTCCTTGAAAAGGGTGTTGGAACCCTGAATTTGTCACCTGTCAGTACATATTTGAGTATTACTCTGCTGCATATCCTGTCAGTTCATCTCATGAGTTATTCTGACATCCCGACATGTCTGTCATGTGGAAGCGCAGCTGCACCCCATGATTTCAGGAGATAAAGACTGCTGCCAGTGGAATTAATTTTCCCTCTACCTGTCATGTCTCGTGTTACTCTCTGCCCACTTGAATTTATGTTATGCGTTTTCTTTTCCCAAGGCTAACCACAGAAGAAGGAAGCCATGAACTTCCAGGGCAGTCGGAGGCGAGGAGAGGATGGCATCGCCGTCGTGATTGACTTCCTGCTGTCTAACGCCCGGCTGGTTCTGGGAGTCGGTGGAGCTGCCATGCTGGGAATCGCTACACTGGCTGTGAAGCGGGTGAGTGTTTTTCAGGCTGTTAGTACCACATCAGTGTGTCCTTCAGACACTCTTCATTTAACAAATactatattattaaatattagaatgtgtgcaacaataaactattaaaataacatCAATTATAGCGTTACTACTAATAATTCCATGAcatttattctaatttttttacagtaaattgtTTAATGAACTatcaatttataatttatttctttatattagagctgcaacaatttttCGATTAATCGAaaaataatcgattattaaattaatcaactATTTTGgtaatcaaataattggtttgagcagtttttttaaagacaataaatccAAATTATTGATTTgcggacgtcatcttgtggtttgggcaacaatgattgatatttttcaacattttattgaccaaacaactaatcgattaatcgtttaaataatcaacagattcaTCGATAATTAAAATCATCGTTAGTTGCATCCCtaattaatataaagtgttaccagtctCATGAAtattatgtttgaaaaaaatagctgttAAGAAGTTAAATCTGGAATCTAATTAACATCCTAAATATGAATTTAAGTGAACATGGCAATAAAATACATGGAATTTCTCATCTAcagatcatttttgttttgtagtgAAATTAATGTAAATCTACAGCTGACTAAACGAAagagaattgattttaaaaaaacattgaaaatgctCAGTagtaatgtaaaatatgtaattttcagATAGAGgactaaaacatgtaaaaactccTCAGGATGGTCCTGTCTGAAGTTCCTTGAGGTTATCTTTGTGCCTCTTAAATTGAAATGTGTTTGCCTGTGGGTTATGGCAGCGTATCGGGCCTCTGTGCTCTGTATTTAGGTAGTGTGTATTATCATTCGAGCAGTGCATGCATGGCTGCACGTCTGTGACGGTGAGTGTCTGTGTTCAGCTGATAGAGCGTGCGGGCCGTGCAGCCGATGATGAAAAGGTGGAGCAGAAGATGGCAGAGAGCTGGGAGGAGTTGAGTTTGGTCTCTGCGTCTCCCACAATGCTCAGGAAGGGCATCGAGGGTGTGGTGATGAAACATGTTGCCAAAGCAGCCAGACAGCAGAAAGGTATGCGCTACGTCTCAGCCACCTGAAGTGTTCAGACGAATAACAcattatgtggattgtgcaacaATTTTTCACAACTCTGCAAGTGTACCCAGAGAGccactttctcaaacataaaactttatttaataatatttattattgttatacatATGAGTATACAttatacaatgtattacattctCAGATAATTCTATAAAGGacttagaaaataaagaattaataaGAATCAAATTATTAGCTCAATAAacattactgttcagtgtcagtcaattgctgactatttaaaaaacatttttttaggtcacagcaagcaacattttctgcattatatattgtgttaaaaagtctcataatggcacatatcagacagcataaaCATGTATGCAAGATACAAATATACATGTCAACCGatatatatctgtcaggctctatcACAAATGCATAGAGGTGTATGTGTTATTGTTGCATATATTCTAATTATTCTTGTGGCCCTTTTTTAACCTCTCTCCCAAACAGCTGACCTGTCCCAGCAGCCTAAGATGTCCCCTCTGGAGCCTAAACCTGAGTCACAGTCTAAGCGGCTCCAGCTGTGCGTCCTCACTTTGCAGGTACGCGCTGACATTTCCCCTCTGAGCTCTTGAAGGCATAGATTATGCATTCAGTCTTAGCAGCAGCTGTAAGAGCTCTGCTCAGTGTTGGCTCATTCATTTATGCGTGTGTAACATGTTTTGTAAAGCGCAGTGCTTTGGGGATACGCATTGTTATGCACTGGTTAGGCTGCACAGAGCCCGAGAGCCCTGCATAATCAAAATACTGTGTGCGCTTGTGCACTTGCTGTATAGAAGAAGTCAAACAAGCATGAAAACAGCTTTGAGTTAGTGTGCAGAACAACCACATAAGCAGAAATGTTGCGGATTGTTCTGTGTGAGCTACATGAAACagtttgttcagtaaatgtgaGTAGAGCGGCCCAAACGCATGACTGGACATAAGAGGGGATTTAAAACAATGGGATTTGTCTTAAAAGAAAAGCTTAtggtaattatatatttttttgaatagTTGCATGTCTTAATTTTCTATTCTGCATATGTGGGACACTTATTTCacaatgaatacatggaaaacaacgAATACCttgtggaaaaaaagcatatttttttcccaataacTGCAATTCAAAAACTTGTTTCTgtaaattattgcatttttcgATTTGTTTTGCATGCATCTCAGGtctagtcatgttttaacacggGTAGGGCTTTAATTCGCTATAAAACTATTAATGCGCTAACCACACTTTTTTTATGGTTGTTCACATTTTTAACTGCTTCTTTAACAGCAGTAACAGAATACCCAAAGCACTCTTCCTCTGCTGTTTACTACTTCTCCTCCTCGCAGCAACTCGACTGGCAGAGCATCATCCTGTCAGAGTTCTTAAGTCTGCTTAGAGGCACAGAATGACTTTGAATATTATATTACTCAAGAGACGGCTGGTTGTATCCCCAGTGGAAGTGTAACAACTCCAGAACTGTTTTGTTAACTTCATGTTTCGAGTTGTTATCTCCACGACACAGTATCTGTGCCTCTCTGAAAGATGCACATACGTGGACATTGTACAGTAGCTGTCTGCCTGAGCTCTGTATTACTGGATTCTAACTGTGTATAATGTGTTTAGGAGCGACTGCAGCAGTACTATCACACAAGGGCAGCACTAGCGCCACCTGAGGTCCAGAGGGCTCAATCTCTAGCTCTGGACATCTGCACTGAGATCCAGGGCTTTCTGCACAGCCGCCTTCCTGACATGCCCCTGGGAGAAATGAGCCTTGGAGGTTCTCTACTGGACGACCTGCAGgtaatagggttgtcacgatactaaaatttttaactcgataccgatactgaggaaaatattcgatactcgataccattttcgataccaccacgataaaaaaaagaccccaaaatttaaaagaaatatttttattaacaagaaaaatgcaacatgttaaaattaacagaaccacaggttaaatatttataagaaaaaacaattgtgcaaaaagaaactgcaactatgataacaagctttaggtctgaggtagtgcaaaaaataaataaatacaataaacaataacaattagaacaatattttgaggttgtatgctgtgcacaatattaggaaagcttgattaaaaaagaggtagagtcggctgtgtgtgttgctgtttggttgcaggtcgacttctctctgcttcattctgggactccaagagagaaaataacacttttcagtcaccaacatttatgtaaacttattaactctatgcttatgtatactgacactgtgtcaattaacgtaatatgggcatactacgtgcctgatttatttatttaattacgttgcttataatcattaacgttacgtcagcctttaattgctagctgcggctaatggctaataataacacgggcAACATTAATGCGAGCCACCGGCTACAATAATATcagtaataggtcagtttgaaacCAAAGACACTAACCTGTCGAAATTCACTGTAAAGGTTGTACAGGGTGTCGCTCCTAAAGATGTTTCGCCAAGTTTGAAGTACTGCTTGTGCACGTCAcggtgagggggaggggcctgctgctgtgtgtgtgtgcaggcagagagagagaaaggacgCAGCGTTGGGAAGTGGGACgggggggtatcgatacttttgaaaatgagtatcgtatccggatgcaacgttttagtattgatacttttttgagtattgatacttttgacaaccctagcaggtaaacacacattttgcttttttttttttttcatacactcactcattttttttcaccctttttATGTAGCAAGGAGTTAACTGAATAGcacctgtgtttgtttctgtgtgtttaggTGGTCAGTGCGGACCATGCATGTCTGCTGGTGCCTTTACAGCTGGAGGCCTCTCTGTGGCGTCTCATCCCGGGAGAGGAAACGCTGTTCACACACCCGCTGCACTGGATGGTCCGACGGGTCAATCTGGAATATTTTCCCAGAGGACGCAGCTACTGGGACAGGTGATCACACACAGATTAAAACAAGATGATtagggcgtcccggtggctcacactggtagagcgcttgccatgtaggctgaggccttgctgcggcggagccgggttcgaatccggcctgagctccctttgccgcatttcttcccctctatcacctttcactctgtcactgtcaataaagcataaaaatgcctaaaaaataatctttaaaaaaaaaaaaaaacaaacaagatgatTATTGCTAATAAGGGCTGTCAATAATCTGGGGGTACAATAAAGATAACAGACTTAGATGCTTTTTGTGCGGTCTCACTGTGATGCTAATTTACATAtgaacttttaattaaaaaatgatagttgttttttttttgtttttttttacagaatcacAAAACATACTATCATGATACTCAAGtgaatagatttttttctgacaCCTCTACTGCCTAATTAGTAACAACGACAAACTGTgttattaatacaaataatgcaaAAGTGATCATTGGGAAGATTAATTTGCCAACATTTCTCACACgtaaatcaataaataagtaaaactaggactgcaactaatgttttttttcatcatcaattagtgtgatatttattttttggatcAATTGTTTGGTTTATGTGGCGtcttaaatgtttcttttttggtttgaCCCAATCCccaaaatgttcagtttttgtATGATATGCcaaagaaaagcaacaaatctGATGTGTGGCATTTAATCTATCATCAAATTAGATGTGACTAATTGTTCTTGCTCTAACTAATAATTCATTACAGACATTCACAGACAGAAACTTTAAAAAGCCTTAATCACCACTTCTTTATTAACATGAATGAGATTGAAATGTGTAATATAACAAGTCAGTGATGAAATCCTCAAATTCAGCAGTTAAGCCTCCGTCAGCTCtctgatttaattttaaatcatcaTTAAGCAACAGAATTCAGCAATGTAAGCGTAATGCGTGATGCTAGTATTAAACCAGCCTTTGTAAGTTAAATTGAAGCTGCAGTGATAGACTAAACATTTGCATGGAAACATTCTGCAGGAAAAGTGAGCCATCCACTAACAccagtctctctctgtgtgtgttgcaggtacCTGGTGGGTGGTTACCTGTCTGCAGAAGCTGTTGTCAATATGTTCAGTAAAGCTGTGATGGAAACTATAAACTGGCCGTCCATCAGCAGCACCCTGGACTGTCTCGTCAGACCTGTACTGGGAGGCCCAGACCTGAGACTGGAGATTCGGTGTGTGTCTGttctttattcttgttttatatgttgagatcaaataaaaaatagattgcttagttttaatgagttacTGCACTATAAAAAGTTAGTTTGTAGTTTAGAATGCGGTGATGACTACTTAATAGTCGCTGATGCGGCgattaaataatgtaaagtaTTGACTTCAGTTTCCAAAAAATTTTATCCTTGTGTCTGTTGTTAATTGTCTCATTAATGCGTAACGGCTTCCTCTGTCTCGGATTTAAGTATCAGaaagttaattaaataaaagtgcTTCAACTCCCCCGGGTAAACAGGATTCCAAAGGAAAAACTTTAGTCTCCTTAGAGCTGaactaattaatattttttatgaacaATCTTTCAAATCACTATGGTGGTGCCTGCTGTGACAGTCCCACAGAGAGTTATCAGCCAACCCTGCAGTTCCCCACAGCTGTCAGGAGCTTTTTAGTGTCtttcagctctttttttttttggaatcatgTCCCACAACTTTAGTGCTTTGATTCACTCTCAAAGTGTTTTGTAAAAATCACCCTCACAGCAAGAGAGTCGTCGGTTCTacttctatgtggagtttgttctccctgtgtcagcgtgggttctcatcGGGTCcttcggcttcctcccacagtccaaaaacatgcacttaggtttaattggtgactctaaattgtctgtAGGtctgaatgagagcatgaatggttgtctgtctctacgtgtcagccctgtgatagtctggagacctgtccagtgTGTACCTGCCTCTCAGCCAATGTcaaagataatgaatgaatgtttaataaataatattagtaGTAGTAAGAGTATTTAGCAGGCATTTCTCTCAGGACAGTGCCCCAGATCAAAACAGAGCTTAAAGGAgagccatttttattttaattgaatgaggggccacggggcaatctcaccgagcactggtcccatacagcaatagctgcccaaaattttgcattgaagtgaatgggatagctgaaaaaaaatgagcgaaaaagaacaataattggagatttttaaacgtcttctccagcataatttcacctagagactccatttaaactttaaacagtagacacaagtcttg carries:
- the mief2 gene encoding mitochondrial dynamics protein MID49; the encoded protein is MNFQGSRRRGEDGIAVVIDFLLSNARLVLGVGGAAMLGIATLAVKRLIERAGRAADDEKVEQKMAESWEELSLVSASPTMLRKGIEGVVMKHVAKAARQQKADLSQQPKMSPLEPKPESQSKRLQLCVLTLQERLQQYYHTRAALAPPEVQRAQSLALDICTEIQGFLHSRLPDMPLGEMSLGGSLLDDLQVVSADHACLLVPLQLEASLWRLIPGEETLFTHPLHWMVRRVNLEYFPRGRSYWDRYLVGGYLSAEAVVNMFSKAVMETINWPSISSTLDCLVRPVLGGPDLRLEIRPENDRGAASSNQSLFISMLPLLREQDVVLTAQPELTSPWVNAWHMSLYPWETQRLTQLDTADDGYRRHTLKILKAVCRLNPALRSLEAAPLANLILHLSDSESNWSEITLDVRFQQCITELIGYLEQGALHSYFKPAVNLLSGLSEDQVDQMGFMLYCAVSEPEILLI